Genomic DNA from Paenibacillus sp. KS-LC4:
ATGATGCGCGGTTATTTTCAAGGGCGCCAGCTGATGATGGCGGGCGGGCTCTCGCAAATTATGGAGCAAATTATGCGCGTTATTGTCGGTGTCGGCTTGGCGATTGTTGTACTCGCCTGGGGCTGGGGTGACCAGATGGGGGCAGCAGCAGCGTCCTTCGGTAACTTTTTCGGAGCGATAGGCGCTATTGCGGTGATGGTGTGGTACGCAGTCAAGCTGCGCCGGACAGACAAGCTCGAACTGGACAAAATGCAAACAAGCAGTGAGAATGCTCAAACGCTTGCTTTACAAAAAGCCGAGGCCTCACGTATTCCGTATCGCGCTATTTACCGGGAAATATTTTCGATTTCCATTCCGATTGTCGTTACAGCTATAACGGTTCAATTCATGTATATGGTTGATAATTACTTGCTCATGAAATTGCGGTCGGGCGTTTACAGTTATAATGAGGCAGTTGAGGTATTAGCCGATTTTGGAGGGAAGGCGCAATCCATTGCGGGTATTCCGCCAATTTTGGCGATCGCGCTAAGTACCTCGATTATTCCAGTCATATCTTCTGCTTTTTCCGTGCGAAATATGTCTGAAGTTAATCGCCAAACGTCGCTCGTCATGCGTATTGTACTGTTTACAGGCATTCCAGCAGCACTGACGCTTGCTGTCCTCGCCTATTCGGTTACAGGACTGCTGTTTACAGGGCCGCAAGGCAGCGGTATTGTGGCGGCTTTGACAGCAGGTACGATTTTTCAAGCGACGATGATGATCAGCAATTCGGTATTGTTTGGACTTGGCAGACCGCGGTTAGCGATGTACAACACATTAATTGGTATTGGGCTCAAACTGCTGGGCAGCTTCGTATTGGCTCCGATATTCGGTATTTATGGGCTTATTGCCGCATCGACGCTTTGTTTTATTTTTATTACCTGGTTTAATTTGCAATCCATTCGCAGCTATGTGCAATTCAATGTGCTGGGCCGCCGCTGGGTGCCTTATTTTGCAGCGGTACTCGTTTCGATGGCAGCAGGCTGGGGAGTGGACAAAGGGCTCAGATGGCTGTTAGAAGGGATTGCGTTGCCTGATAGGCTGACCTATGTGATTTCTCTTATTGCAGCGGGCATCGTTATTGGAGGTTTGTATTTGGGTCTGCTCATCCTGCTGCGTGTCGTGACAGCGGAGGATGTCAAAGCTTTCCCTGGACCGCTTCGCAAGCTGTTTGCCAAGCTATTCAGGCTGACGGGCCGTGCTGCGGTGTAATAGGGATGCTTCCATACATTTACACTGGTGTTAGGCTCATGTACAATAAAGAGGATTTTATTCATTTTTAAATTGTTGGCGAGAGGGGTCATATACATTGAAAAAGCTGGGGAGCTTAAGAAAAGGGGTCGTCTTGCTGCTGTCTTTGGTGCTTGTGTTTGTTGCAGGCTGTCAGGCTATTAGCGGTGTCGATCTAAATAAGGCGATTACGAACTCGCTTAAGGTTACTTCTTATGAGGGCGAGCAAACGTTGTCGCTGCAATTAAAAATGAGTGAAGAAGAGCTTGAAAATATGGACGAAGATGAACTTGCGATGATGAAATTGCTCAACAACGCAAAGCTTGAGCTGACAAATATTAAAGTACAGGATGACACGCATGTATCGTACAGCGGCAAGCTTCTGCTTGCTGACACGATTTCTATTGGTTTTTCCCTCAAAATGTCCGATACAACGGCCGTCGTAGAAATTGAAGGGGCGAAGCAGCCCTTTGTTCTGGACATGAGCGAGGCGGGCCTGCCTTCCTTAATGGGCATTTCTGGCGCGATTGGCCAGTCCGTAACGGGTGGTCCGCCAGACGCCTCGCTCGTTGAGCTGGGCAAAGAAATTATTGATGCAGTAAGCGGCTATTTTATTAATCATCTGCCTAATCCCGATCAAATTTCAGTAAATGCGGTGCAGGATACGATTAATGGCCAGGCGGTATCCTTGATGAAGGTTCATACGGAACTTGATGGTCCTGCTATATGGACTTGGATTAAAAAATATGTCGATGTTCTCGTAAGCGATCGTGCTGGTCTGGACAAAATGGTTAAAGGTTTTGTAGAAGTGCTTGCCAGCCATCCGGAAGTATGGGAAGCGATTGGTGAAGTCAATCCTTTTGACCAACCGGTTGTGCTTGATGGTCCTACACAAGAGGATACGATTAAAGAACTCGCAGACAGCCTTGCAGAAGAGCTTGCATACTTTCAGGAGGAGCTGCAAGCGATAGAGGAAGAGGAGGACGGCATTCTCCTTGATTCTTTATTCAATAAGGCTACGACACTGAAGACAGACGTTTACGTGGACAGCAATTTGGACATACGCAAGCAAGTAGTCGAGGCAAACATTTTGCTTGGCGATATCGAGCCTGAGACGCAAATGAGCATTGTCATTCGCTCCGAGAGTCAAAAATGGAATGTAAACGGAGCAGTGAAGGCGGATGCTCCAGTCGTAAGCGAGAATGCCATTAATTTGGATGATATGTATGGCCTGAATGGCTATGAAACGCTGCAATGGTTTGACAAAAGCTCACATGCTTATGATCTGTTAAAAAATACGTTCCATGTGGGCGTTCAGACGGTAGAGCTTTATACACAGGATTATGGCAATCCGCCCATTATAACCCCTTCGAATATTACGCTTGTTCCTTTGCGTGATGTGGCGGAGCAGCTTGGCGCTACGATTTCATACAATAAGAAGACGAAGCAGCTGACGCTATTCGATAAGGCGACTGATACGACGATTATAGTGAAAAATGGAAGTGACGCCGCTATTGTGAACGGCAAGTCGGTCAAGTGGGCTTATCCGGCAACTACGGTAAACGGAACGGTCTATGTTTCAGCCCGCAACCTTGCGAAGTCGCTTGGCGCAACTCTGAAATGGGATTCTTATTATAACTCAGAGAAATATTTAATCATTGAACGTGAAGTTGGATAAGAAGGAGGAATGGACAAATGCTTAAATTAACGACAGATGCTACCTTTCGGGAAGCTGTACAGGCCGATGAACTGACGGTTATCGTATTCAAAACAACATGGTGCAAGGATTGCCATTACATTGAACCATTTATGCCGG
This window encodes:
- a CDS encoding copper amine oxidase N-terminal domain-containing protein, yielding MKKLGSLRKGVVLLLSLVLVFVAGCQAISGVDLNKAITNSLKVTSYEGEQTLSLQLKMSEEELENMDEDELAMMKLLNNAKLELTNIKVQDDTHVSYSGKLLLADTISIGFSLKMSDTTAVVEIEGAKQPFVLDMSEAGLPSLMGISGAIGQSVTGGPPDASLVELGKEIIDAVSGYFINHLPNPDQISVNAVQDTINGQAVSLMKVHTELDGPAIWTWIKKYVDVLVSDRAGLDKMVKGFVEVLASHPEVWEAIGEVNPFDQPVVLDGPTQEDTIKELADSLAEELAYFQEELQAIEEEEDGILLDSLFNKATTLKTDVYVDSNLDIRKQVVEANILLGDIEPETQMSIVIRSESQKWNVNGAVKADAPVVSENAINLDDMYGLNGYETLQWFDKSSHAYDLLKNTFHVGVQTVELYTQDYGNPPIITPSNITLVPLRDVAEQLGATISYNKKTKQLTLFDKATDTTIIVKNGSDAAIVNGKSVKWAYPATTVNGTVYVSARNLAKSLGATLKWDSYYNSEKYLIIEREVG
- a CDS encoding polysaccharide biosynthesis protein: MKKDSLIKGTLILAMAALVARMLGIFQRVPLEHMLSKEGLASFTVSNNLYLTLLIVATGGIPSAISKMVSERYALGRQQEAQRIYKAALLFGLVTGLILSTLLYVFAPQLAASQDLPNAVFAIRAIAPTLLLFPLIAMMRGYFQGRQLMMAGGLSQIMEQIMRVIVGVGLAIVVLAWGWGDQMGAAAASFGNFFGAIGAIAVMVWYAVKLRRTDKLELDKMQTSSENAQTLALQKAEASRIPYRAIYREIFSISIPIVVTAITVQFMYMVDNYLLMKLRSGVYSYNEAVEVLADFGGKAQSIAGIPPILAIALSTSIIPVISSAFSVRNMSEVNRQTSLVMRIVLFTGIPAALTLAVLAYSVTGLLFTGPQGSGIVAALTAGTIFQATMMISNSVLFGLGRPRLAMYNTLIGIGLKLLGSFVLAPIFGIYGLIAASTLCFIFITWFNLQSIRSYVQFNVLGRRWVPYFAAVLVSMAAGWGVDKGLRWLLEGIALPDRLTYVISLIAAGIVIGGLYLGLLILLRVVTAEDVKAFPGPLRKLFAKLFRLTGRAAV